The genomic DNA GGATTTTCATATCTATACTTGCATAACTACAAATTATAGTCAATGTAGATGTCCTATTGAACAGATTCTATAATACACTTATTAACTAAACAGATGACTTGATTTTTACAGGGAGATGATATTAAGAAGTGAAACTCTGGTCTGAACCAAGCACCTAAAAATGCACTCTAAGCCACCCTCCATGCTTTCAATCTGAGCTCCAAATCTCTCCAACCAACAATGCACAATCTGCACATTTCTCATCCCACTCGAAAATCCGTTTTTATGTAATATTCTCAATGCGGCACCAGTTCTTTCAAATTCATTTGCAtccccattttcttgttgatctTCACAAGCCACACTCCCTTTGTGCATCAACTTTGACACCCCAAGTGACCATTTTTTAGGCTTCGAAACCGGCGCGCAGATGAACATCAACAAAGACTCAAAAACCAAAACGGTCACTTCAGAAACTCCTATTACTGCCTTGATCACTGCTGCAAGCTGGTGgttatctgattctgatttaacCACCAttgaaccaccaccaccaccgttaaTGATGATATCAATTTGCTTCAAACTTCCAGTCAACCTTTTAATGtctttcttcattttctttctGAAACAACTGTATTTCATGATGCTGTTTTCAACACTCAACTCTCCTTTTCTCCTCCTTAAAGAACAAAGAAGATCTTTATAATGCCCTTTGATTTCTGATATCATATCACTTATGCCGCCACACACATCCAAGAACTTCACGGATTCGTCTACGAGCTCGTCGACCCATTTCTTGTTTTGTTCACAAGACATCATAACTTGGGTGGTTGATGAAGTCAGAAGATCATCCATGCATTTGTACAATCTTGAAAGCTGGGATAAACCACTACAGATTGCACCTGCAGATACTGCTTCTGCTGCTGTTGTTTTGATTTTGTTGAGCAGTTCATCAATCTCCAAAGTGAGCGGATGCGATCTACCTGGTAAACTAATGGATTTAATTGATCTGATGCTTAAATTCGAAGTAGGAACCATGGCTATACCGTTTAGGGAACACTTGATATTTCTGTTATGGTAATCTTGTATAATaaattgtatatatatacacacacttgtGTATGATATTATTGGACCCCAAACATATAATATgaaatttctggccaaagctacTGAACGGCAATCCGCCAATGATATATGCCGCAGTTTTTCCTTCTTTTTTTTATTGGCAAATGGTTGAAGTGTATAGTCTTATAATCCACTTTAGTTTTCTTTACACACATGTGGTATCTAACGATTGAGATAGAAACAGATAATGGTGTTCCTTTTTCAAGCCACATGCCAACATGGTTTTAAAAATTGAAGGCTGATTTGGGGAATTGAGAAGAATTTGTAGGACATATACCAATAAAATATATACCTATATAATGACTAAAATGATCCGAATCCACTTTAATACAcctaatatattattaaaatgacACGAACCCAGTTTAATAGACTAAAAGTCAGATATTATTGCTACTATtagtatttttttatattattgtAGGTTTATGGAAACTAGAGAATTTTATCGTATATTATTTATAGTTGAGAAGGTAGCAATTATGCTGCCGAATATTAGTAAAAACTTAATACATGTTTATTTGTATTGTTTAATGCATGATAATATTCGAAATGAGTTTGCCAGAATGCAAAGAGAACCCAGAGACAAGCAAGTCGATTTAATGGAGTGTTAAAAAAGGTGCCTTATGTCAAGCTTGGTCATACTTGGGGTGTTGGTCGAACAAAAAAAATGTATCCCCCGACATGACTAGTAGTTCATATGTGCACACCTCACAATATAAGCAAATGCAAGAACGGCGGCAACACCAACAACAACTTTATCAAAGAATGCAAGAACACATAACTCAACTACTTGCGTTGGTGAACTAACAACATAGATTGTCGAGACAAGAACATAATGCAAGTCCCTATCCGGATCAACGATGCAAATGCTTGATTCTAACCATGATCTAGATCTAAATCAACTAATTTGATGTTTTGACAAAAATATATggaatatatgaagaacactaTGAAGATGAAGATAATAATAATATGAACACACTTTTTGATCAAGATATTTTGCCAAAGATGTTTACACGCTAAATTTACCCTCAAATTTACCTTAATGTGTGTGTTGTCTCTAAAACCCTAATGTACTCTTTCCATTTATAGCCTAAACAAGTTTAGGATAATTACACTTTAATCCCCTAAGTTAATAACACACCAAAACTCTTACTTAAACAAGAAAACTATATGTCAGAAGCGATAAATATATTTTGCACAAACAGaataaatttattttattaaaccaACGTCCTCTATCAATCTTTGATCTTCACTCGTCAATCCTTCTCCTGATCTTCTAGTCTTGACTTGTGCGTTGGTTACGGCTCAATCAACTTTAAATTTTACTCGACATCATTTAAACAATCATGTGCGCCAGTGACACTCGCCGGAACCAATGTCCTCTATTAATTTTTCATCTTTGCTCATCAATCCTTTTCCTGATCTTCTCGTCTTAACTTGCATGTTGGTTACGGCTCGATTGACTTTTACTTGACATCATTTGAAGAATCATGTGCGCCGGCGACACTATGTCAGTTTCACCGGGTGACGCATGATCAGTGTTCCCCTAACACTTGTGTCTTTGTTGAGTGTCTTTGATCACTGTTATTTGACAGGTTTGGTGTTTGATCGTAGATGCACCCGTAACACTAAGATGTCATCGGGTTGTGCACCGGTGACACCGAGATGTGCACTGATGACACCGAGTTGTCACTAGGATGAGCATTGTTGACACTGTCATCATGAAAGTGTGTTGGTGACACAGGCAATATACCTGGCGACACAGAGAGCGTCACTAGTGACTATCGACTAATTCAATGATGTGTTGCAAAACACACCATTTTTCCTGtgaggatctgagtttctttgtAACTTGTGAAATAAGCAAACAATACATAAACAACTTATAAACTGTAAATGCAAGTAAGATAGAACACAAGCTGGGAATCCATTTATAAAAGATTGTTTTATATTGAACTCAAATGGTTACATTTACAACACAATTGAGTTTACATAGACTCCCCCTCAGCTGATCACTTACAATTAGTTCGCACAAAAGGAAAGAAGCGATACCAGATCTCAAACAAATGAGATCTATTTATACAGAATACAGAACTTCTGTTCGTGACCTGCTGACATCACCCTGATAGTGATATCTAACAATTCTAATAGAAAAGATTCCACACGTGTTACAATCATCTATGCAAATCTTATCATCTGTTTAAACTACTCTAAACACTGTTACaagataaatactgttacattgGGAAACCATTGTTGGAGCTATCCTCTGTTGTAGTTTTCCAAATATCTGTTTGGCCATACAGATGTTTGGTCTTCTTAAACAGATCTTTGACATCATCAGTGCTTCggtcttcaacagtctttagcTTTCAACAGATGTTGTTTCTTCTTGAACAGATGTTCTAAATCTTGAACAGATGTTTGCTTTGTTCTTGAACAGATGTTCCAatgttcaagattcactatctttgggaAGAGTCTTTGTATCAGGTTGTTTGTTTATTGATCTTTGATCAGATGTTTGGAATTTTTTATGGTCCAACATTTCCCTTGTATATTATATATGTTTTTGATAGTTTTCGAGTCGTTTTTGTCATTTATAGCTTATGCTAAGTTAATTGATGTTTTGCAGGTGTTCGTGTGCAAAAGGAGTAGAAATCGAGTAgaaatgtgacactctaggtttttccgaacaaaCATCTTGTATTAtcattgtgtatatatatatatattattaaatagaaacgtgacctttgtgcataatatgtgttgtatgtatgtattatatattttttttatgcgAATATactagtgagtcgagaccacgactcgagaccactcggtctcgagtgggcctcttgagcCGAAAccgtttgggccgaaacccccaagcccaactcgaGATCCCTTGTATATAAATCCCAACTTCCCCTCATTCTTCATTCATTAGTtaccaacacacacacacctttctctctcactagaaaccccaaacaacaccCCATTCTCTTCCAACTCTCGGTTCAAGCTCGGATCTCACAAGAAACAcggtcaagatcatcatcactcggacacttcattttctcggttcctttcctttgtttcggcaccttcttcacaaccggttagtaatGTAGAATGTGTAGATCATATGTGTTTGATGAACTAAAAGAATAATAGTTAGAAATCTTTTGCATGATTTGTATGAATTGTGAATGGTTGTGGGTGTATGAACCTTTCCATGTTGATGTCTTGCAaaatgatcaaaataaataaaagaatgatATTTTAGGAATGTTTAAACCAATCAAGTCATGTTTAAAGTTACAAAatgtatgtttctttgttcttgcatgatgatcttgttaaaatatgtgattttggttcataaaaatgTATGATCATGTTAAagtgaaaaccctaaaatgatgaacttgttatgaacatgattgaatgatagttgaatatgtgaaaacccttatgATTTGATCCATAATTGATTAATAGATAGTTTGGGTAAGTTGTTAGTTAAatcctattggttgtttcctgatttgggcctgatgctTAATACCATTAGGCTGACTATATCTGAATCTGCACGTGAACAAGAcaaggacagcattgcgactcgagaccacaacggttgcgactcgagaccacaacggttgcgactcgaaaccacagcgtgacaactcgagaccgcaatggttgcgactcgagaccacaacggttgcgactcgagaccatagcgtgacaactcgagaccgcaacggttgcgactcgagaccagactcggaacctctgaggttgcgagtcaagcctgcaccactcgaaaccagccagcacaagccgagacctcctggttgcgactcgagaccaccttgttgcgactgggctgtccactttggttattgggccataatgtgtttaatatgggctacctgttgactggactatgtgttgctgtttgattgtgtaaatattagggccggcccaataaccccatgtctgtttgtatgcatgctacgtgttagttatgtgtagattatacgtgaatgcttgtataccaaacctgacctactggtgaccatgctaggacgtggtgaccagcgtgtttgacaaagtaacctaatctgccgagcaacccaaggtgacttcacacactaaaagcatgcgtcccgcggagggacacggacaaactaccaactttgggaaaaacacttttgaaccattacttccgggggaaaccagaatgggtaattactatctccgggggagatacgtttggatattatttataaatcacaactagccatgctaaacaaaactctatcaccttaagtccctgcttacagtaccgattagtcgccgggggcgaacgggttattagttgatagcgctattaggtttgacaacctcacaccgtgaccgggggagatcgggcgtgaactagtagaccttgcatcatggtcaatgacgatagacattgactcggggcacaacaactttccgtcaacagtttcggtatctacagtttagtgagcttacagatggggtagctccccacgacgtgattataaatgctttatctaaacaacttaagtttttggtaaactaaaactggacaactagtgaacccaCTCAGAATTACTGTTGACCCCtcactgcatgctttgcaggtaaccagtgactgaggagctgctgcttggggacgtgtagtgtttgtcaaaacccgtgtgttgggtttaattatcttgaactaagaactatctttaaaactatttggtttatgcttccgctgttttgtaaaactaattatcgaacttaaactacgatgttgctaactactttgggtagcaaatatttctactattaatcaatgctcagtgtaattggtggctggatcctggtcggtcacgcctccaagcggtggtgttccgcatgtggtttttttgggggtgtgacagattggtatcagagccattggttatagtgaacttggttttaaaaaggggaaaatctttttgggaaaaaccagactataacctgtgactcgcgacgacactacactccaagtgcaaggctcaacacattagacctcatagctcggactagtgtttacttgtttgcttaccttatgtttcctgttttgctatacgtactagtgtgcctaaattagatagatacacctctctcttctatctcattctcgctacattacaacatcacactcatactatgttttctgattatgaagacaatgagtggacgcggaagaggaaacatcaacatgactcaggctcaattcactaacctgcttaacacggtggctgcagctttcgcagctcaccctggaggtaaactcgttatcctaggatgtttagatccttcCGCCACATCGCCTTTTGTCCCTaaatctatacgcttcgcttctcacgaacaggtcagcatgcacctgcgcaaccacccgtgtgtactttcaagactttcatggattgcaagcctctccctttcaatggcactgagggtgccataggtcttctgcactggattgagaaagttgaagctgtctttgctgtctgtgagtgtccccctgtgaattgggtgaagtttgctactgctacgcttgaaggaaacgcgcttttctggtggaaggcgcaaattcagatgtttggattagaaactgctaatgctactgcgtgggaggatttcaaggacatgattaaggaggagtactgtcaccgggatgacatccacaaacttgagaacgagtactatgcgcttaagatggttgggtcagagattgaaacctacaccaagctgtccaatgactatgctgcccTTTGCccgaacatgtctcgacctatgtatcgaagaatcgaattgtacgtcaagggtttggctccagaaattcgaagccatgtgactgcagccaacctcactaccattcagccgatcgttcgacttgctcacaaacttactgaccaggccgtagaagagggcaggttgcccaaaaggatcagtgctactgtcggaacttctagtgacaacaagcgtaagtgggaaggaaatcaaagcaaggatgctaaccccactcaggccccagcacagcaaaggaaaactgaaaacaacaagggcactcaacaacagggtggctatcgcggtaaccaccccaagtgcaataagtgcaatcgacatcacagtgggccttgtgggaaaagtcagtgtcagcgatgtaacaagatggggcatgaggccaaggactgtaggagtccacgtcccgtggggcagaaccagcagcagcagcatcacgGGAACgctaagggttgtttccagtgtggagctgaggggcactttaagaagaattgccctgaactgaaccagaaccgcaacaaccatcagggagctggaaacaacgatcagaacaacaacgctgggaatggtgcaaggggaagggcttttgtgattggagctggagaagcgaggaatgaccccaatgtcgtggcgggtaagttcctactcgatgatcgttatgtttctgtattatttgattctggagccgacgctagttatgtgtccctacgtattagtaagaagcttaagcgtccgctttcgttactaagttcacatcatatcgtcgagttagctaatggtagaaacatcgaggcctcacatgttatcaaaggctgcaaattagaactgtctggtcagacgtttagcatcgatcttttccctgttacgcttggaagcttcgacgtcgtcatcgatatggattggttatccaagcatcgcgaggaaat from Helianthus annuus cultivar XRQ/B chromosome 7, HanXRQr2.0-SUNRISE, whole genome shotgun sequence includes the following:
- the LOC110866342 gene encoding uncharacterized protein LOC110866342; the encoded protein is MVPTSNLSIRSIKSISLPGRSHPLTLEIDELLNKIKTTAAEAVSAGAICSGLSQLSRLYKCMDDLLTSSTTQVMMSCEQNKKWVDELVDESVKFLDVCGGISDMISEIKGHYKDLLCSLRRRKGELSVENSIMKYSCFRKKMKKDIKRLTGSLKQIDIIINGGGGGSMVVKSESDNHQLAAVIKAVIGVSEVTVLVFESLLMFICAPVSKPKKWSLGVSKLMHKGSVACEDQQENGDANEFERTGAALRILHKNGFSSGMRNVQIVHCWLERFGAQIESMEGGLECIFRCLVQTRVSLLNIISL